A genome region from Candidatus Obscuribacterales bacterium includes the following:
- a CDS encoding cytochrome b6-f complex iron-sulfur subunit, with protein sequence MTQLSGNADVPDMGRRQFMNLLTFGAVTGTALGALYPIVKYFLPPSSGAGGGGVVAKDALGNDVVAADFLASHSVGDRVLAQGLKGDPTYIVVSSAEEIAPYGINAVCTHLGCVVPWNASENKFICPCHGSQYNSEGKVVRGPAPLSLALAHAEVTDGKVAFVPWTETDFRTNESPWWS encoded by the coding sequence ATGACACAACTGTCTGGAAATGCTGATGTGCCCGATATGGGGCGTCGTCAGTTTATGAACCTGCTGACCTTTGGTGCTGTGACAGGAACCGCCCTAGGGGCCCTCTATCCCATCGTGAAATATTTCCTGCCTCCCTCCAGTGGTGCTGGTGGCGGCGGTGTCGTTGCAAAAGATGCCCTTGGTAACGACGTCGTTGCGGCAGACTTTTTGGCGAGCCACAGTGTAGGCGATCGCGTGTTGGCCCAGGGTCTTAAAGGCGACCCCACCTACATCGTGGTTAGCAGTGCCGAAGAAATTGCTCCCTACGGTATCAATGCAGTCTGCACCCACTTGGGTTGCGTGGTGCCTTGGAATGCTAGTGAAAACAAATTTATTTGCCCCTGCCATGGGTCACAGTACAACAGTGAAGGTAAGGTGGTTCGCGGCCCCGCACCGCTGTCCCTAGCGCTTGCCCATGCTGAAGTAACCGATGGCAAGGTAGCCTTTGTTCCTTGGACAGAAACCGACTTCCGCACCAACGAATCTCCTTGGTGGAGTTAG